One Oncorhynchus kisutch isolate 150728-3 linkage group LG13, Okis_V2, whole genome shotgun sequence DNA window includes the following coding sequences:
- the LOC109902067 gene encoding raftlin has protein sequence MGCGLRKLKPSEESSPGKIYSTLKRPQVETKVGVAYTYQYVDFLVGKDDGSSTLCLSSVRELPAQLQDLYQQGFSLVAVHPFIHPCGSDAVSPQHQLYRAVLIRLDDGLEKSQSNCAPYRLQLEQCLSTDQVPTPELIQGYVKKQIQDAADQGVMFVGFIQEPCGLRGTQTREPETPSLSLHSSPSSMLGSLSSRSPTSPRTNGEPGAQEQAMDTGADEGQGSLCKGGEGEDQTRDTVGSETTVGESNHDGRSSLPITPSTESKQDDDQDVIVEDTLTHNNNKTNVIELKEKPSRHPQRANGVELLALFNHPTDSEGQLKYYTVKVPLRVQLRDEGVKGVEANWLDHMTQHFNNGASLVDGYFHLGNDNDLQPKSVESVFIFQEGTEGGDQSVTTTYDAIVVEQWTVIDGLQVKTDYVPLLQSLAMYGWRLTCVLPTPIIKTNSDGSLATKQVVFLQRPVLPRKRGDSKKLIFKSKSNKNSVKDTSKNKKKKKNKQLAAEKDLEDSKILDDGEKVLKEERNVKGNRGNKKEKVKEVEVETVCKEGEAPCEVEEEKKVEAETEEGVESGVETGEERVGAAGTNDKSDKEGRVQGGEEVGAETEEERDGEREIVEEKENGVAVDDETETTKGSEVEVETKEQGQKEEKGGGAEMEVKENGVETKEETNGGEENGETENVDLQQDPADQDEHLVQEVQKAVKDDGQIKLTNQCPEESQRSDV, from the exons ATGGCTCATCTACACTGTGTCTTTCGTCTGTGCGGGAGCTCCCAGCCCAGCTCCAGGACCTGTACCAGCAGGGCTTCTCCCTAGTTGCCGTTCACCCCTTCATTCATCCCTGTGGTTCCGACGCAGTCAGCCCCCAGCACCAGCTCTACAGGGCCGTGCTGATCCGACTCGATGATGG GTTGGAGAAGAGCCAGTCAAACTGTGCTCCCTACCGTCTGCAGCTGGAGCAGTGTCTGTCTACCGACCAGGTGCCCACCCCTGAACTCATCCAGGGCTATGTCAAGAAG CAGATCCAGGATGCTGCAGACCAGGGGGTCATGTTTGTGGGCTTCATCCAGGAGCCGTGTGGGTTACGAGGTACCCAGACTAGAGAACCAGAGacgccctccctctccctccactccagccccagctccatgCTAGGCTCCCTGAGCAGCCGAAGCCCCACTAGCCCCCGGACCAATGGAGAACCAGGAGCCCAGGAGCAGGCGATGGACACTGGGGCTGATGAGGGCCAAGGCTCCTTATGTAagggtggggagggggaggaccAGACTAGGGACACTGTGGGGAGTGAGACCACTGTCGGGGAAAGCAACCATGATGGGAGATCCTCTCTTCCCATAACACCATCCACAGAGAGCAAGCAAGATGATGATCAGGATGTTATAGTggaagacacactgacacacaacaATAACAAGACAAACGTCATAGAACTGAAGGAGAAGCCAAGCCGTCACCCTCAGCGAGCCAATG GGGTGGAGCTGCTAGCCCTGTTCAACCACCCAACTGACAGTGAGGGCCAACTGAAGTACTACACTGTGAAGGTACCGCTGAGGGTTCAACTCCGTGACGAGGGGGTAAAAGGGGTGGAGGCCAACTGGCTGGATCACATGACCCAGCACTTCAACAACGGGGCCTCGCTCGTTGATGGATACTTCCACCTGGGCAACGACAACG ATTTGCAGCCTAAATCAGTGGAAAGCGTCTTCATCTTCCAGGAGGGGACGGAGGGCGGCGACCAGAGCGTGACCACCACGTACGACGCCATTGTTGTGGAGCAGTGGACTGTCATTGAT GGCTTGCAGGTGAAGACAGACTATGTTCCCCTGCTCCAGTCTCTTGCCATGTACGGCTGGAGACTAACGTGTGTGCTGCCTACACCCATCATCAAGACCAACAG TGATGGAAGTTTGGCCACCAAGCAGGTCGTTTTTCTTCAGAGACCTGTCCTTCCCCGCAAGAGGGGGGACTCCAAG AAACTGATATTCAAAAGCAAGTCCAACAAGAACTCTGTTAAAGACACGTcaaaaaacaagaagaagaagaaaaacaagcaattggcagcagagaaagATCTGGAAGATTCCAAGATTCTTGACGATGGGGAAAAGGTGCTCAAAGAGGAGAGGAACGTGAAGGGAAACAGGGGGAATAAAAAGGAGAAAGTgaaagaggtggaggtagagactGTGTGTAAAGAGGGTGAGGCTCCCtgtgaggtggaggaagagaaaaAAGTTGAGGCAGAAACTGAGGAAGGGGTAGAAAGCGGGGTAGAAACTggggaggagagagttggagctgCAGGAACAAATGACAAGAGCGACAAAGAGGGGAGAGTGCAGGGGGGAGAAGAAGTAGGGGCAGAGACTGAggaggaaagagatggagagagggagatcgtGGAAGAGAAAGAAAATGGGGTGGCAGTTGATGATGAAACCGAAACTACCAAGGGttcagaggtggaggtggagaccAAAGAGCAAGGGCagaaagaggagaaagggggaggagctgAAATGGAAGTGAAGGAAAATGGGGTTGAGACTAAGGAAGAGACAAATGGAGGGGAAGAGAATGGAGAAACTGAGAATGTTGACTTGCAACAAGACCCAGCTGACCAGGATGAACATTTAGTGCAGGAGGTGCAAAAGGCAGTAAAAGATGATGGACAGATCAAATTGACCAATCAATGCCCCGAAGAAAGTCAAAGGTCGGATGTGTAA